A window of the Brassica napus cultivar Da-Ae chromosome C5, Da-Ae, whole genome shotgun sequence genome harbors these coding sequences:
- the LOC106381858 gene encoding cytochrome P450 72A13, translated as MSKTDISEVAVATAVVVVTVLIWKGLNLAWFRPKKHEAYLKRQGLSGTPFTFLVGDAVREASMVEQAKSRSISLSDDYTPRVMPMILQTVKDHGETCYMWMGPTASVIVKKPEHIKEVLNRANDFPKPPVHPVVELFATGVALYSGEKWSKHRKIINHSFHLEKLKIMIPAFHESCIKMISKWERLVREQGSSAEIDVWPYLEDVTSDAISRTAFGSSYEEGKRIFELQEEQGRRLVKALEMAFIPGMRFLPTRNNMRMKQIDREVKSRLGEIIKKRQRAMEAGEAPKNDLLGILLESNSGDHGMSTKDVIEECRLFNFAGQETTADLLVWTMIMLSLHKKWQDQARQEILQVLGKSNKPNFDALSRLKIMSMILNEVLRLYPPGILLGRTIEKETKLDEEVTLPGGAQVVIPTLMVHRDPELWGEDVNEFKPERFADGISKATKNQVSFLPFGWGPRFCPGQNFALMEAKMALVLILRRFSFELSPTYTHAPHTVLTLHPQFGAPLIFHTLQDQ; from the exons ATGAGTAAGACAGATATATCAGAGGTTGCAGTTGCGACTGCGGTCGTGGTGGTAACAGTATTGATATGGAAAGGTCTGAACCTAGCTTGGTTTAGACCAAAGAAACATGAGGCTTATCTAAAGAGACAAGGTCTCTCTGGAACTCCTTTCACCTTTCTTGTCGGTGACGCTGTAAGGGAAGCTAGTATGGTGGAGCAAGCAAAGTCCAGATCTATCAGTCTATCCGACGATTACACGCCACGTGTCATGCCTATGATATTACAAACCGTTAAGGATCATG GGGAGACATGTTACATGTGGATGGGACCAACAGCGAGTGTTATTGTGAAGAAACCAGAACACATCAAAGAAGTTCTAAACAGAGCTAACGATTTTCCGAAGCCGCCAGTGCACCCAGTCGTTGAGCTTTTTGCGACTGGAGTTGCGTTGTATAGTGGAGAGAAATGGTCTAAGCACAGGAAGATTATAAACCATTCTTTTCATCTAGAAAAGCTCaag ATTATGATACCTGCGTTCCACGAGAGCTGCATCAAGATGATAAGCAAATGGGAGAGGTTGGTGAGGGAGCAAGGATCATCAGCTGAGATTGATGTTTGGCCATACCTTGAGGATGTAACCTCAGATGCAATCTCGCGTACGGCGTTTGGTAGTAGCTATGAGGAAGGTAAGAGAATCTTTGAGCTTCAAGAAGAACAAGGCCGACGACTTGTAAAAGCTCTTGAGATGGCTTTTATACCTGGAATGAG GTTTCTACCGACAAGGAACaacatgaggatgaagcaaATAGACAGAGAAGTAAAGTCTAGGTTGGGAGAGATCATCAAGAAAAGACAGAGAGCTATGGAAGCAGGAGAGGCTCCAAAGAATGATCTGCTGGGAATACTTTTGGAATCTAACTCAGGAGATCATGGGATGAGTACCAAAGATGTGATAGAAGAGTGCAGGCTGTTTAACTTTGCTGGCCAAGAAACCACTGCTGATCTGCTTGTGTGGACTATGATTATGCTGAGCCTTCACAAGAAGTGGCAAGATCAAGCTAGACAAGAGATATTACAAGTCCTTGGGAAGAGCAACAAACCAAATTTTGATGCACTCTCTCGACTCAAAATA ATGAGCATGATCTTGAACGAGGTGTTGAGGTTATACCCACCAGGGATTCTACTTGGTCGAACCatagagaaagaaacaaagctAGATGAGGAGGTGACACTTCCAGGTGGTGCACAAGTGGTGATTCCTACTCTTATGGTTCATCGTGATCCTGAGCTATGGGGAGAAGACGTTAATGAGTTTAAACCGGAGAGATTCGCTGATGGGATTTCAAAGGCCACTAAGAACCAAGTTTCGTTTCTACCGTTTGGATGGGGACCAAGATTCTGTCCTGGTCAGAACTTCGCTCTAATGGAAGCTAAGATGGCTCTTGTCTTGATACTGCGGAGATTCTCCTTCGAGCTGTCTCCGACGTATACTCACGCACCTCACACGGTTCTTACACTTCATCCTCAGTTTGGTGCTCCGTTGATCTTCCACACGCTCCAAGATCAGTAA